In the genome of Ovis canadensis isolate MfBH-ARS-UI-01 breed Bighorn chromosome 21, ARS-UI_OviCan_v2, whole genome shotgun sequence, the window atcatttaaagtttgtgtttccttgttaactttctgtttagttgatctatccaaaGGTGTGAGTGggttattaaagtctcccactattattgtgttattgttaatttcccctttcatacttgttagcatttgtcttacatattgcagtaggtcctatgttgagtgcatatatatttataattgttgtatcttcttcttggattgatcctttgatcattatgtagtggtcttctttgtctcttttcacagcctttgttttaaagtctattttatctgatatgagtattgctactcctgctttcttttggtctctgttggtctggtatatctttttccatgaaCTGGGTGAAAGACTCTCTTAACAAGTTTCTGAATCTTACATATTCGGTACATAAATTGTTTTTGAATCAGCTGCTTTTGTAGGAAAAAAGAGACGAGGGCTTCCTCTTTACTTCTGTAATCTAAATGAACAGAAAATGGGAGATTTggctcttctttggagaatggaCAACCCTTAAGTGAAAGGAAAACTTGAGTAAACTATTGAATCTCTAAGGGACAAAGGACAGATTAAGGTGCAGGATGCAAAGGCAATCCCCCCAGGTCCCTATTATACATAGAGTGTTTCCCTGGGGAAGAGACTGAACAAATTTCTGCCACATTTATAAGTGAGTGCATTATAGCATTACACTCACACTAAATCTGTGACTTACCAAGGGGCAAAAATAATACgaagaatgtttatttttctctgctgCTTGAGTGGACTGAAAGTCATAAACAGAAATTatgatctatatttttaaaagattttgaagtCAAATCAGAAAATATATGTGAGCTGCATTCTCTTAAGAATCAAAGGAACCAAAGCTTCAGAACCTGAAATTGCCCTACTAAGACCAGAGGGTAAAACCAATGATAAGAAAGCCCTGGGGttttctggagaaaggaaggTGAGTTTCTGAATTCCATTTATTCATGTCCTTCTTGTTTGAAATGGAAGTTCAAAGATCTAAGATACCACAGCTTATTTCCAACTTAGCACCTTGAGACTCACATAAaacttagaaaaatgtctatttaagacATGGATCAGTGAATGCTCAAACACTAGGGGTCTAAAAGAGTGCCTTAGATCAGTCAGTAAGTTCCCTCTCCATGGACGGAAGTCTCACTCATCTACAGTTACAGCTTTTACTCTGTAATGTGGGGTGAAGAGTTAACCTCTCATAGACTCTGGCCATTTAGTTTTAGTTAAGAAGCAATTTTCTTTGTTCTCACCCCACCAGGTCTAATCTGCTTTAAAAAGGCCAGCACCTAATTGCTACAGACTCTGCCTATAGTCTTACTGGTGAGGGGAGACTCCAAGTGAAAGGAGAAATGTTGAGATGTGGGAAGAATGAGTCAATCCTCATCTAAACCTCTCCTTTATCAActctttgttttttccccaagcaGTCAAGTCTGCCCAGGGCAGTGGTTTCTTTCTTCTGTAGGCTAAGTTTTGATACTctttcttacttattttataaagaCCCAAAAAAGTGAAATTCCCTGTCACTTAGTTTCAGGATGATGGTAATACAATCCATGAGAGAGTAGGTAAGACAATTCCATGAGTCCAGGCTGGGTTACTCTCAGATATCCCCAGCCCAAACACCACACTTGTGAGAGGAGATACTGTGTGAAAATTGAGTCATTGTTCTCTATGTAACCTTTTTCTTCTGTGCTCACAGATCACCTTAGAGAATGGCTCCTGGAAATGGCTCTTTTGTGACAAAATTCATTCTGTTGGGATTAACCAACCAGCCAGATCTCCAGCTCCCTCTATTCCTCCTGTTCCTAGGAGTGTACATGGTCACTGTGCTGGGAAATTTGGGATTGATAATCCTAATTGCACTGAATTCACACCtacacacccccatgtactttttcctttttaacttgtCTCTCATAGACCTCTGTTATTCTTCTGTATTTACACCCAAGATGCTGATTAACTTCTTATCAAAGAAGAATATTATTTCCTACATGAGGTGCATGACCCAACTCtacttcttctgtttttttatcATTTCTGAATGCTATGTGCTGACAtcaatggcctatgaccgctatgtggccatctgtaagCCACTCTTATATAACACAGCCATGTCCCCTAAAGTGTGTTCCAGCCTTATGCTTGGTTCCTACTTGATGGCATTTTCTGGTGCCATGGCTCACACTGGATGCATGCTGAGACTGACCTTCTGTGATGCAAACACCATCAACCATTATTTCTGTGACATCCTCCCTCTGCTTGAGCTCTCCTGCACAAGTACCTATATCAATGAATTGGAAATGTTCATCGTGGTGGGCATCAATATCATTGTGCCCAGTCTCACCATCTTTGTCTCTTATGGTCTCATCCTCACCAACATCCTCCACATCAGCTCCACAGAGGGCAGGTCCAAAGCCTTCAACACCTGCAGTTCGCACATCATTgctgtttctctcttctttggaTCAGGGGCATTCATGTATCTCAAACCACCTTCTGCTGTGTCTATGGATGAGGGGAAAATCTCTTCTGTCTTTTACACCAATATGGTTCCTATGATTAACCCATTAATCTATAGCTTGAGGAACAAAGATGTTAAACTTGCTCTGAGAAGAACTCTGAGTAGGAGACAGTTTTAATTAGAACTGTCTGTGTGCACAAGTAACTTGTACCATGAGatgttgagtttttaattttaatggcaACCTTCTTACCatatttttattacctttttttaACCTAGTATCTTAAATTTGTCTTGtttgaataatttatttccatttttatatatttttcttagtgttttcaaaatacatatctctttttctcatttagtAATAACATTAAATAGTGAATATATTAtcttttttcattatcattttgaaattatttttccagtGGGAAAAGAAGAATGACCTCCAAATAATGAATTACATAACATTAGACTGAAACATACCACATGGGTTATTTTTAATCTATCAAATTGCAATAAAAAGGATAAATAAGATACCCTGTTTCTACTCTTATCTTTCCATATTTCACTTGGCAATAATATACCTTCTTGAGACACCAGAGATTGCTGGTTCTAAGAGTATCAAGGATAATCCCTTTTCCATATGTAACCCTTTAGTGGTAAGCTTCTTTTAGCAAAGAGCTTTATTTTTCACCTTTGTaagtgacagagaaggcaatgcaacccactccagtactcttgtctggaaaatcatatgcatggaagagcctggtaggttgcagtccatggggtcactcagagtcggGGATGAAAGTCggggactttcacttttcactttccactttcatgcattggagaaggaaatggcaacccaatccagtgttcttgcctggagaatcccaggggcggcggagcctggtgggctgccatctacagggtctcacagagtcggacacgactgaaccgatttagcagcagcagtagcagcagcaagtaaaACTGACACATAACCAGTCATCAAAATACATGAGTGAAGCCAAGAGTGGATAATGATTTacttaaagtcacacagctttagaaagaaaaattgtagACTAAATTCTTAACACATTGACTTCAAGTCAAGTAAATTATTCTTCAGTATACTCTATACACTCTTGATTATGTTATTCTGTTTGAGTAGAAAAACTTTTACCCATGGACTCACTCCTTGTGCAGGACCCTAGATACTACTGAGATCACAGAATTTCTCTATATAAGATGAAAGCTTAAgttatttatgatttaaaatgttaaaccaACAGGACTAGATGACTTTTGGAAAAGTAgattatttctggttttgttgGCTCTGTGTGCTACATTCATATGGAGTTTTAGGTACAGAAACATCAAATTGCAGCTGGAAGAATAATgacaaagtgaaagaaatattTGGAGAATAAAGCAAGTTATGACTTGAATGTTGGATTattttttgaaagcaaaaatgtGCTACTTTAAAAATCCTCAGTAGGCTGTATTAGTGACATCATAATCATTTTCTAAGATATGTTGAACAATATTCATTAGTTAACATGTCATAATCTCCAGTcagtatttatgtattttgaaatttggCAAAACTGATTTTTGACTTGTTTTTGTTTGAGATGTTCAGCATAACTTAAACCTTGGCTGATATTTTTAGGTGACCACTCATATTTCATCTCCCGATTGCAATATGAACATGATGGATTTTTCCTTAACAAGTTCTATTTACATAATATTGTTGATCTTGGTtagaaatttgtttttttgtttaaactcatgtttccctctataaactttttttttttgattggaaaGAATTGCATCTAAACAAGTGAAATTAACTGGGTCATTTAGAAACCTATAGAATATAGCTGCATGTTctctattatatattttataacaatttgAGTATCCCTAGGAGTGGATTAAGCCTGGCACTAATCTTTCATTTCATGACCCTCAAAATTAGAATGAAATCTGTTTATTTACATAAAAGAACTACTCTTTAAAATGAGTAATTTATATCTTTGGCTAATTTGAAAAAATGTAAGTAACTTAAAATACAATTTGTAATAATTACCTGTAGTAACattgtacatgcgttcccaaacatgaacccccctccaacagactggttccaaataggaaaaggagtacgtcaaggctgtatattgtcaccctgcttatttaacttctatgcagagtacatcatgagaaatggtgggctggaagaagcacaaactagaatcaagattgctgggagaaatatcaataaccttagatatgcagatgacaccacccttatggcagaaagtgaagaggaactaaaaagcctcttgatgaaagtgaaagaggagagtgaaaagttggcttcaagctcaacattcagaaaatgaagatcatggcatctggtcccattgcttcatgggaaatagatggggaaacagtggaaacagtgtcagactgtattttgggggctccaaaatcactgaagatggtgactgcagccatggaattaaaagacccttactccttggaagaaaagttatgaccaacatagatagtatattcaaaagcagagacattactttgccaaccaaggtccgtctagtcaaggctatggtttctccagtggtcatgtatggatgtgagagttggactgtgaagaaagctgagcgccaaagaattgatgcttttgaactgtgatgttggagaagactcttgagagtcccttggactgcaaggaaatccaaccagtccattctaaagagattatgtatggcaaaaccaatacaatattgtaaagaaattagcctccaattaaaataaataaatttaaattaaaaaaataaaggagatcaggcctgggtgttctttggaaggaatgatattaaagctgaaactccagtacttcggccacctcatgcaaagagttgactcatcagaaaagactctgatgctgggagggattgggggcaggaggagaaggggacgaccaaggatgagatggctggatggcatcactgactcaatggacgtgagttgagtgaactctgggagttggtgatggacaggaaggcctggtgtgctgcgattcatggggttgcaaagagtcggacacgactgagggactgaactgaactgaactgaaccactctaGCCTTAACTTTTGCATTCATACAATAAATATAGTTTGATGAACTGTTATGTCTATGCTTGACTgtacaaaggttaaaaaaaaaaactttgccaaAAGAAGCTtgaat includes:
- the LOC138427219 gene encoding olfactory receptor 8B8-like, which encodes MAPGNGSFVTKFILLGLTNQPDLQLPLFLLFLGVYMVTVLGNLGLIILIALNSHLHTPMYFFLFNLSLIDLCYSSVFTPKMLINFLSKKNIISYMRCMTQLYFFCFFIISECYVLTSMAYDRYVAICKPLLYNTAMSPKVCSSLMLGSYLMAFSGAMAHTGCMLRLTFCDANTINHYFCDILPLLELSCTSTYINELEMFIVVGINIIVPSLTIFVSYGLILTNILHISSTEGRSKAFNTCSSHIIAVSLFFGSGAFMYLKPPSAVSMDEGKISSVFYTNMVPMINPLIYSLRNKDVKLALRRTLSRRQF